In the genome of Streptosporangium lutulentum, one region contains:
- a CDS encoding transketolase C-terminal domain-containing protein, with protein MNDADGQAARARQRILAFWECNRGPLTGAFSIIDAYLALFGDVFPELTRDGIGYDFIPKATSANAVYAALEQVRGIGIDASSVPPLPQTGTAEITYGPEKLGISLWNAVGRAMHYRRAGLRRLTVVVVSDGELQSNIDAAARLAGAKRLRDLLVLVDVNGLQSCYPVSDVDLTLTPGAGGQLPLARIWADYGWSVHDVDGHSRPAVAAAVRDAMAAEKPGLVLLRTVKGKGLAQIEGQIGRYNHGVDDRLHAVLRVELAQHASQYPAPAPGGEFDAGPAAAPARRELIVERALAPVRTTRASQVLKQWLETVCRLNPHTVHVINSDTSYPFDPQLDPGETRTDLSQCAGINEIGAFNLARGVSQSGGYPIYVSPGVHLECCSDEFRLAGLHQDPMLVVGFNTGSYLGHWGPTYVSRRDLETYRAPGVDIVQPATTGDLTSVLNALPASARPTYLRLPHRLLDFPAAREACVSDGLYRMTAATQHPEDVVIVATGMAVPVALAAAQALTRVGRECAVLNVVRLTRLDPATLSQHIGKAPYLCVLVDGETTSLELSVRKSSAVDQLVTAIDLSERQLSASEWWLRNPIDHTGHVLDEIMAVLLSMQ; from the coding sequence ATGAACGACGCCGACGGCCAAGCCGCACGCGCCCGCCAGCGCATCCTGGCGTTCTGGGAATGCAACCGCGGACCCTTGACCGGAGCGTTCTCCATCATCGACGCCTACCTGGCGCTGTTCGGTGACGTCTTTCCCGAGCTCACCCGCGACGGGATCGGATACGACTTCATCCCGAAGGCGACCAGCGCCAACGCCGTCTATGCCGCCCTGGAGCAGGTCCGCGGCATCGGCATCGACGCGAGCTCGGTACCTCCGTTGCCGCAGACCGGCACCGCAGAGATCACCTACGGTCCAGAAAAGCTCGGCATCAGCCTGTGGAACGCCGTGGGCCGGGCCATGCACTACCGCCGCGCCGGCCTGCGGCGTCTGACCGTGGTCGTTGTCTCCGACGGTGAGCTGCAAAGCAACATCGATGCGGCCGCCCGGCTGGCCGGGGCGAAACGGCTGCGGGACCTGCTGGTGCTCGTCGATGTGAACGGGCTGCAAAGTTGTTACCCGGTCTCCGACGTCGACCTGACGCTGACTCCCGGTGCGGGCGGGCAGCTGCCCCTCGCCAGGATCTGGGCCGACTACGGCTGGTCGGTGCACGACGTCGACGGCCATAGCCGCCCCGCGGTGGCTGCGGCGGTCCGGGACGCGATGGCGGCCGAGAAGCCGGGCCTGGTCCTGCTGCGAACGGTCAAGGGCAAGGGGTTGGCCCAGATCGAGGGCCAGATCGGCCGCTACAACCATGGCGTGGACGACCGCCTGCACGCCGTGCTCCGCGTGGAGTTGGCCCAGCACGCCAGCCAATACCCCGCCCCTGCTCCAGGAGGCGAGTTCGACGCCGGCCCGGCTGCGGCCCCCGCCCGGCGTGAACTGATCGTCGAGCGCGCGCTTGCCCCGGTGCGGACGACACGCGCCTCCCAGGTGCTCAAACAGTGGCTCGAGACCGTCTGCCGCCTCAACCCGCACACCGTGCACGTCATCAACTCCGACACCAGCTACCCCTTCGACCCCCAGCTCGACCCAGGCGAAACCCGCACCGACCTCAGCCAATGCGCCGGTATCAACGAGATCGGCGCTTTCAACCTCGCCCGCGGAGTCAGCCAGAGCGGCGGATACCCGATCTACGTATCCCCCGGAGTGCATCTGGAGTGCTGCAGCGATGAGTTTCGGCTGGCCGGCCTGCACCAGGATCCGATGCTGGTAGTGGGCTTCAACACCGGCTCCTACCTCGGGCATTGGGGGCCGACCTACGTCTCACGACGGGACCTGGAAACCTATCGGGCGCCGGGAGTCGACATCGTCCAACCGGCGACCACCGGTGACCTCACCAGCGTGCTGAACGCGCTACCAGCCAGCGCACGCCCCACCTACCTGCGTCTCCCCCATCGCCTCCTGGATTTCCCGGCCGCGCGAGAGGCCTGCGTGAGCGACGGCCTGTATCGCATGACCGCCGCCACACAGCACCCGGAAGACGTCGTGATCGTCGCCACCGGCATGGCCGTTCCCGTCGCACTGGCCGCCGCACAAGCTCTGACCCGCGTAGGTCGCGAATGCGCGGTCCTGAACGTGGTGCGGCTGACCCGCCTTGATCCGGCCACCTTGTCCCAGCACATCGGAAAGGCGCCTTACCTCTGCGTACTTGTCGATGGCGAGACAACGTCTCTGGAATTGTCTGTCCGTAAAAGCAGCGCCGTCGATCAATTGGTGACGGCGATAGATCTGAGCGAACGGCAACTATCGGCATCCGAATGGTGGCTCAGGAACCCAATCGACCACACCGGCCATGTGCTCGACGAAATAATGGCCGTCTTATTGTCGATGCAGTAA
- a CDS encoding HAD family hydrolase, whose protein sequence is MEALFLDCYGTLVAEDDVVVSDISDRVAAAADRPVSSREVGRAWGLEFRAGCAAPRFRCQRDVKYDSLSAVLRRYGAPLDAAYLLQLLFAYWQRAPLFPEVAHVLADAQVPICVVSNIDTADLIALLDHHRLSVDHVVTSQQMRSYKPRPECFREALRRLNCTPAQAVYVGDSWAADVRGAHALGIPAMWVNRTGRPRPDDIPARELQNLTGLLQPNDRIDPS, encoded by the coding sequence ATGGAGGCCTTGTTCCTGGATTGCTACGGCACGCTCGTCGCCGAGGATGACGTGGTCGTATCTGACATCTCCGATCGGGTGGCTGCAGCTGCCGACAGGCCAGTGAGCAGCCGCGAGGTGGGACGCGCCTGGGGGCTGGAGTTTCGCGCGGGGTGCGCGGCGCCGCGGTTTCGATGCCAGCGAGATGTGAAGTACGACTCGCTGTCGGCGGTACTGCGCCGCTACGGTGCGCCGCTGGATGCCGCGTACCTGCTGCAACTGTTGTTTGCCTACTGGCAGAGGGCGCCGCTCTTTCCCGAGGTCGCACACGTTCTGGCCGATGCCCAGGTCCCGATCTGTGTGGTCTCCAACATCGACACCGCGGACCTGATCGCCTTACTCGATCATCATCGGCTCAGCGTTGACCACGTGGTCACGAGCCAGCAGATGCGGTCCTACAAACCCCGGCCGGAGTGCTTTCGCGAGGCGCTTCGCCGTCTCAACTGCACACCGGCGCAAGCCGTGTACGTCGGAGACTCCTGGGCGGCCGATGTGCGCGGAGCGCACGCTCTGGGCATCCCCGCGATGTGGGTGAATCGCACGGGGCGACCACGGCCCGATGACATACCCGCCCGCGAACTACAAAACCTCACAGGACTGCTGCAACCAAACGACCGGATCGATCCCTCCTGA
- a CDS encoding lantibiotic dehydratase — MDPLARKGMFLTSRQTSVLAAAASPEGRGGETVRSYTLRARTRPTPQGVFAGVAIAFFSDSGGPDGWIMGSEHRAAASSAGSPR, encoded by the coding sequence ATGGATCCACTGGCCCGCAAGGGGATGTTCCTGACCTCCCGGCAGACGTCCGTTCTCGCCGCCGCGGCCTCACCGGAGGGCCGCGGCGGCGAAACGGTGCGCAGCTACACGCTCCGGGCCCGGACCCGGCCCACCCCGCAGGGGGTGTTCGCCGGCGTCGCCATCGCGTTCTTCTCCGACTCCGGCGGCCCGGACGGCTGGATCATGGGCAGCGAACATCGGGCCGCAGCGTCCTCGGCTGGCTCGCCGCGGTAG
- a CDS encoding FDLD family class I lanthipeptide: MRSRASTPTLEVSDLFDLNPQVGPVHELPAGMASGDCTNDTCTASCGCSDGCN; encoded by the coding sequence ATGAGATCCAGAGCCAGCACGCCGACGCTCGAAGTTTCCGACCTGTTCGACCTGAACCCCCAGGTCGGGCCGGTCCATGAACTGCCTGCCGGGATGGCCTCCGGGGACTGCACCAACGACACCTGCACCGCGAGCTGCGGCTGCAGCGACGGTTGCAACTGA
- a CDS encoding phosphotransferase enzyme family protein: MNSVPPVSASLDLRILATVCESFGLGAPTGITAITEGLMNRNWRVDVGAVSVAVKEVLDVSADQALFQHRATAMLAAAGLPVPAPLTTADGQTLLHLGEAVFSAVAWVDGEHLAGTRWNLVQCRQVGELLGRIHAGLAQALPEGVGAIQHRVPEGAKARAGIDRYQALIGERPRPDDFDRFARTQLDAQRELLESMDHLRPDDSADLEPAGYVHGDFHALNLLWQGGQVVAVLDWDRMGRRRAYAYELARSVTLIFSDATTGVVDVRRAAAFVAAYRGVVSVSDEQVLHAVRRLFWERACDLWQLNRHYERHDTSCDHLFISAGAMLEWWSTHLELVEQTFTSP; this comes from the coding sequence GTGAACAGCGTGCCGCCGGTCAGTGCATCCCTTGACCTGCGGATACTGGCCACGGTGTGTGAATCCTTCGGGCTCGGCGCTCCCACCGGCATCACGGCGATCACCGAAGGGCTGATGAATCGCAACTGGCGCGTCGATGTCGGCGCCGTCAGCGTCGCGGTCAAGGAAGTCCTGGACGTCAGCGCCGACCAAGCCCTCTTCCAGCACCGCGCCACGGCCATGCTGGCCGCAGCCGGGTTACCGGTTCCCGCCCCACTGACCACGGCCGACGGGCAGACGCTGCTGCACCTGGGCGAGGCGGTGTTCTCCGCTGTGGCGTGGGTGGACGGCGAGCACCTTGCTGGAACCCGGTGGAACCTTGTGCAGTGCCGCCAGGTCGGCGAACTGCTGGGCCGCATCCACGCGGGTCTGGCCCAAGCGCTGCCCGAAGGAGTGGGCGCGATCCAGCACCGGGTACCGGAAGGGGCCAAAGCCCGAGCCGGTATCGACCGCTACCAGGCGTTGATCGGTGAGCGACCCCGCCCGGACGACTTCGACCGGTTCGCCCGCACCCAGCTCGACGCCCAGCGTGAACTGCTGGAAAGCATGGATCATCTGCGCCCTGACGACAGCGCCGACCTGGAACCGGCCGGGTATGTGCACGGCGATTTCCATGCGCTGAACCTGCTGTGGCAGGGCGGGCAGGTGGTGGCAGTGCTGGACTGGGACCGCATGGGCCGGCGCCGCGCCTACGCCTACGAGCTGGCCCGCTCGGTCACGCTGATCTTCAGCGACGCCACCACCGGTGTTGTGGATGTGCGACGGGCGGCGGCGTTCGTCGCCGCCTACCGCGGTGTCGTCTCGGTGAGCGATGAGCAGGTCCTGCACGCGGTGCGCCGTCTTTTTTGGGAGCGTGCGTGTGACCTGTGGCAATTGAACCGGCATTACGAGCGGCACGACACCTCCTGCGATCACCTGTTCATCTCCGCCGGCGCCATGCTGGAGTGGTGGAGTACGCACCTAGAGTTGGTGGAGCAGACCTTCACCAGCCCGTGA
- a CDS encoding HAD family hydrolase, with translation MDALFLDCYGTLVAEDDVVVSGISDRVAAATDRLVSSREVGRAWEVEFHAGCAAPRFRCQRDVEYDSLSAVLRRYGAPLDAAHLLQPLFAYWQRAPLFPDAAHLLANAQVPICVVSNIDTADLIALLDHHRLSVDHVVTSQQMRSYKPRPECFREALHRLNCAPAQAVHVGDSWTADVHGAHALGIPAVWVNRKGRPRPDDVPARELRNLTGLLRPGDRIDSS, from the coding sequence ATGGATGCCTTGTTCCTGGACTGCTACGGCACACTCGTCGCCGAAGATGACGTGGTCGTGTCTGGCATCTCCGATCGGGTGGCCGCGGCTACCGACAGGCTGGTGAGCAGCCGCGAGGTGGGACGCGCCTGGGAAGTGGAGTTCCACGCGGGGTGCGCGGCGCCGCGGTTTCGATGTCAGCGGGATGTGGAGTACGACTCGCTGTCGGCGGTGCTGCGCCGCTACGGTGCGCCGCTTGATGCGGCGCACCTGCTGCAGCCGTTATTCGCCTACTGGCAGCGGGCGCCGCTCTTCCCCGATGCCGCACATCTCCTGGCCAATGCCCAGGTCCCGATCTGTGTCGTCTCCAACATCGACACCGCAGATCTGATCGCCCTGCTCGATCACCATCGGCTCAGCGTTGACCACGTGGTCACGAGTCAGCAGATGCGGTCCTACAAACCGCGACCGGAGTGCTTTCGCGAGGCGCTGCACCGCCTCAACTGCGCCCCGGCGCAAGCCGTGCACGTCGGAGACTCCTGGACGGCCGACGTGCACGGAGCTCACGCTCTGGGCATCCCTGCGGTGTGGGTCAATCGTAAGGGGCGACCTCGGCCCGATGACGTACCCGCTCGCGAACTACGAAACCTCACGGGGCTGCTGCGGCCAGGCGACCGGATCGATTCCTCCTGA
- a CDS encoding TIGR03621 family F420-dependent LLM class oxidoreductase: protein MGKDFRFGVVISDSPSWEQLKARAITAESLGYSTLVMPDHLRKQFPPLVALAAIAAVTSRITLGTMVLASGIRDPVMTAREAAMVQLISQGRFELGLGAGWLQGDFHATGTDFPAGRSALIDRFAETLEVITRLFDGETLDVHGRFHQLSGAYLWPPVPVKPPIVIGGGSSRVLALAARYGDAASIMPRLRSGLPGGHLTEDASLASFQRKSDRLAELAGARWPSMNISTTVFFVHLGPGKASYLDWVATKLPLPREQIGQSPLVLAGELDEVCEAILARRQLLGLNYFLVKDEVMHTFAPVIARLAEAKI from the coding sequence GTGGGCAAGGATTTCCGTTTCGGCGTGGTGATATCAGATTCCCCATCGTGGGAACAACTCAAAGCCCGTGCGATAACCGCTGAATCACTCGGCTACTCCACCCTCGTGATGCCTGATCACCTGCGCAAGCAGTTCCCGCCCCTTGTGGCGTTGGCGGCGATCGCCGCGGTCACCTCTCGAATTACCTTGGGCACGATGGTCCTGGCCAGCGGAATCCGCGACCCGGTGATGACCGCCCGCGAGGCGGCCATGGTGCAGCTCATCTCCCAGGGCCGCTTCGAACTTGGTCTGGGAGCAGGATGGCTGCAGGGGGACTTCCACGCCACGGGCACCGACTTCCCAGCCGGAAGGTCCGCGTTGATTGACCGGTTCGCTGAAACCCTTGAGGTCATCACGCGATTGTTCGACGGCGAGACCCTCGACGTCCACGGACGCTTTCACCAGCTGTCGGGTGCCTACCTGTGGCCTCCGGTGCCGGTCAAACCGCCCATTGTGATCGGTGGCGGCTCTTCGCGCGTCCTGGCCCTGGCGGCACGATACGGCGACGCTGCCAGCATCATGCCCCGGCTACGGTCAGGGCTACCCGGCGGGCACCTCACCGAGGATGCGTCGCTGGCGTCGTTTCAGCGAAAGTCCGACCGGCTCGCCGAGCTTGCCGGTGCTCGCTGGCCCAGCATGAACATCTCCACCACCGTCTTCTTCGTCCATCTCGGCCCGGGGAAGGCCTCCTACCTCGACTGGGTCGCCACCAAGCTGCCTCTGCCTCGAGAACAGATCGGGCAATCTCCGCTGGTGCTCGCCGGCGAGCTCGACGAGGTATGTGAAGCGATCCTCGCCCGCAGACAGCTCTTGGGACTGAACTACTTCCTCGTCAAGGACGAGGTGATGCACACGTTCGCCCCCGTGATTGCGCGGCTGGCCGAAGCGAAAATTTGA
- a CDS encoding methyltransferase domain-containing protein, whose amino-acid sequence MTNTWTSTSDDLPDRYTRHAGTLRGALRHELVARALRTHLLADAQRILDVGGGDGHQAVQLARAGYVVTLLDPDIKMLQHAETRLAAEANDVRQRVTMVHGPGEQACDLVGTGFDAVCCHGVLMYLADPQPLLKAMVSVVRPGGLVSLLAKSANALAMRPGLKGQWAEALTAMTTTTETGNLGVPSRAHTLEELRALLTAAGATTTVWYGVRIFADHRGDEPIPGNFDQIVELEWYGGSRDPYRQVARLLHLIAHREPQQDAQ is encoded by the coding sequence ATGACCAACACCTGGACTTCAACGTCGGATGATCTTCCGGATAGGTATACCCGGCACGCTGGAACGCTGCGAGGGGCTCTGCGACACGAGCTGGTCGCCCGCGCGCTTCGTACGCATCTACTCGCCGATGCCCAGCGGATACTGGATGTCGGCGGCGGGGACGGCCATCAGGCGGTTCAACTCGCCAGGGCCGGATATGTGGTGACGCTGCTCGACCCAGATATCAAGATGCTCCAGCACGCTGAAACCAGACTGGCAGCCGAGGCCAACGACGTCCGCCAACGGGTCACCATGGTCCATGGGCCTGGGGAGCAGGCGTGCGATCTGGTCGGTACCGGTTTCGATGCCGTGTGCTGTCACGGCGTGCTGATGTACCTGGCTGATCCACAGCCCCTGCTGAAGGCCATGGTGTCGGTCGTGCGTCCCGGCGGTCTGGTCTCGCTTTTGGCGAAGAGCGCCAACGCACTGGCTATGCGGCCGGGGCTTAAAGGCCAGTGGGCCGAGGCACTCACAGCCATGACCACCACCACGGAGACGGGTAACCTCGGGGTCCCCAGCCGCGCTCATACGCTGGAGGAGCTCAGGGCGCTGCTGACCGCAGCGGGAGCTACCACCACAGTCTGGTACGGGGTGCGGATCTTCGCCGATCACCGTGGGGATGAACCCATTCCCGGCAACTTCGATCAGATTGTCGAGCTGGAGTGGTACGGCGGATCCCGAGATCCGTATCGGCAGGTGGCCCGACTGCTGCACCTCATCGCCCACCGTGAGCCGCAACAGGACGCGCAATGA
- the fxlM gene encoding methyltransferase, FxLD system: protein METNTVGKEEGTDRAFRDAMVDKLRDWGSARTGPVEAAMRAVPRHAFVPSATLEQAYGPGSVVTHRDENKRAISSASAPGVVAAMLEQLDVQPGLRVLEIGAGTGYNAALVAELAGSEGQVTTVDIGADIVAGARRGLAAAGYDRVRVVHGDGEAGHPEGAPYERIIVTAGAWDVSPAWREQLAPGGRLVVPLRMRGVTRSVALELDGTVWRSVSIVECGFMPMRGPSAVEETNLELGADSGVWLRVDDGQPIDADALGTALTSAPVLAWSGVVVPWTPMTHLDFWLAGAAPICRVLVSDRAREAGLVDPIYSWGSMGCYIDGSFAYLVRRPAPGDAGQEMVELGACAYGPDGEWLAGEVADRVRAWGAARVRDELEGLRIEVHPEGSADNPAAMITADKRHSRVFVTTTGG, encoded by the coding sequence GTGGAAACCAACACCGTAGGCAAGGAAGAAGGCACGGACCGTGCGTTTCGTGACGCCATGGTCGACAAGCTGCGCGACTGGGGAAGTGCACGCACCGGGCCCGTAGAAGCCGCGATGCGTGCCGTGCCCCGGCACGCGTTCGTGCCGTCGGCAACACTGGAACAGGCCTACGGGCCCGGCTCGGTGGTCACTCACCGGGACGAGAACAAAAGAGCGATTAGCTCTGCATCCGCCCCTGGGGTGGTCGCGGCGATGCTGGAGCAACTGGATGTCCAGCCTGGCCTTCGGGTGCTGGAAATAGGAGCGGGGACCGGCTACAACGCCGCGCTGGTCGCCGAGCTGGCCGGGTCAGAGGGACAGGTTACGACAGTCGACATCGGAGCCGACATCGTGGCGGGAGCCCGGCGCGGCCTGGCCGCAGCGGGTTACGACCGGGTGCGGGTCGTCCACGGAGACGGCGAAGCCGGCCACCCTGAGGGCGCACCCTATGAGCGGATCATCGTCACCGCGGGCGCGTGGGACGTGTCACCCGCGTGGCGCGAGCAGCTCGCACCGGGTGGGCGGCTAGTCGTCCCGCTGCGGATGCGGGGCGTCACCCGCTCGGTGGCGCTGGAACTCGACGGCACCGTATGGCGAAGCGTGTCGATCGTGGAGTGCGGATTCATGCCGATGCGGGGGCCATCGGCGGTGGAGGAGACCAACCTGGAGCTGGGCGCCGACAGCGGGGTGTGGCTGCGCGTCGACGACGGGCAGCCGATCGACGCGGACGCGCTCGGCACGGCGCTGACCAGTGCGCCGGTCCTGGCCTGGTCGGGGGTGGTGGTGCCGTGGACGCCGATGACGCATCTGGATTTCTGGCTGGCCGGCGCGGCGCCGATATGTCGGGTCCTTGTGTCGGACCGGGCGCGGGAGGCGGGCCTGGTCGACCCGATCTACTCGTGGGGCAGCATGGGCTGCTACATCGACGGCAGTTTCGCGTATCTGGTCCGCCGTCCCGCGCCCGGCGACGCCGGTCAGGAGATGGTCGAGCTGGGGGCGTGCGCCTACGGGCCCGACGGGGAGTGGCTAGCCGGTGAGGTCGCCGATCGAGTTCGGGCGTGGGGCGCGGCCCGGGTCCGCGATGAGCTGGAGGGCCTGCGGATCGAAGTCCATCCGGAGGGGAGCGCCGATAACCCCGCCGCCATGATCACGGCGGACAAGAGACACAGCAGGGTGTTCGTCACCACGACCGGTGGTTGA
- a CDS encoding 3'-5' exonuclease, with protein sequence MGGLTEDPAFLATTFVVIDFEATTPTGYPAQPIEVAALALRYEEDAWTAVGRSTSLIRPPAFAPVTPAVTAQTGLTPEQVRQAPSPAEALGALDRRFTAGNRYLLVAQHAATEAYLIHNQREHCPALARVDFLDTIPFAKHLVPGLPNYKLDTLLAHFSIKQPADRHRAAADVEVTAQVFFRLISAADENAQLSDLTALVKIAGRTAKCNMPAQDGLFDV encoded by the coding sequence ATGGGTGGCTTAACAGAAGACCCCGCCTTCCTGGCGACGACGTTCGTGGTCATCGACTTCGAGGCGACGACCCCCACGGGCTACCCGGCCCAGCCCATCGAGGTCGCCGCTCTCGCACTCCGCTACGAGGAAGACGCGTGGACGGCGGTCGGCAGGAGCACATCCCTCATCCGGCCGCCCGCGTTCGCCCCGGTGACGCCAGCCGTTACGGCCCAAACCGGCTTGACCCCCGAGCAGGTCAGGCAGGCCCCTAGTCCGGCCGAGGCGCTGGGCGCACTGGATCGGCGATTCACGGCCGGCAACCGGTACCTGCTGGTGGCTCAACACGCCGCCACCGAGGCCTACCTCATCCACAACCAGCGCGAGCACTGCCCGGCGCTGGCCCGCGTTGACTTCCTTGACACGATCCCGTTCGCCAAACACCTCGTCCCAGGTCTGCCGAACTACAAACTCGACACGCTGCTGGCGCATTTCTCCATCAAGCAGCCAGCGGATCGCCACCGGGCCGCCGCCGACGTCGAGGTCACCGCGCAGGTGTTCTTCCGGCTCATCAGCGCCGCGGACGAAAATGCTCAGCTCAGCGATCTCACGGCTCTGGTGAAAATCGCCGGGCGCACGGCCAAATGCAACATGCCCGCCCAAGACGGATTGTTCGACGTTTAA
- a CDS encoding phosphotransferase family protein, with protein sequence MIDASSGAVTLTGGRMTEGVVLVDNSVRRPASVASEFVAALLKLFAQKKFDGAPRYLGQFDGMDIFSYLPGEVPARFRTWSDEQVAAAGSLLRAMHDATRGSELAGRCSVVCHHDVGPNNAVFQDDKPVAFIDWDTAAPGSPLEDLGYMAWTWCISSKQDAPVQKQAAQVRILADAYGLDRSERDVVVDCVLERQARNARFWAELLAVPGAAPASTEVIGGRIAWSRREHAFTHAHREVFDRALA encoded by the coding sequence ATGATTGATGCGTCAAGTGGTGCAGTCACACTGACCGGCGGTCGCATGACCGAGGGCGTTGTCCTGGTGGACAATTCGGTGCGCAGACCGGCGAGCGTAGCTTCAGAATTCGTTGCGGCTCTTCTGAAACTTTTCGCGCAAAAGAAATTCGACGGCGCGCCGCGCTATCTCGGGCAATTCGATGGAATGGACATCTTTAGCTACCTTCCTGGAGAGGTCCCCGCGCGTTTCCGTACGTGGTCAGATGAACAGGTGGCCGCTGCCGGATCCCTCCTTCGCGCTATGCACGACGCAACTCGCGGGAGCGAATTGGCAGGCCGCTGTTCTGTGGTGTGCCACCACGACGTCGGACCCAATAACGCGGTTTTTCAGGATGACAAACCGGTCGCTTTCATCGATTGGGATACCGCGGCCCCGGGCAGTCCGCTGGAAGATCTCGGGTACATGGCCTGGACCTGGTGTATCTCGTCCAAGCAGGACGCGCCCGTGCAGAAGCAGGCGGCGCAGGTGCGCATTCTTGCCGATGCGTATGGCCTTGACCGTTCGGAGCGCGACGTCGTCGTCGACTGCGTGCTGGAGCGCCAGGCGCGAAACGCACGCTTTTGGGCTGAGCTTCTGGCCGTTCCCGGAGCGGCGCCGGCCAGTACCGAGGTCATCGGCGGGCGTATCGCCTGGAGCCGGCGGGAGCATGCTTTCACCCACGCGCATCGTGAGGTCTTTGATCGCGCTTTGGCTTGA
- a CDS encoding uridine kinase family protein has product MLAISGIPGAGKTEIARRLSEDLNAPVVQMDHYYRPAASPGAGVDFSDPRTLDVTAVCAAIDQHRAAGAQIVIVEGIFALTLDEIRSQAFSTVWVDVPFDVGLARKLMRKLAEGADIGPSIRGYLERGRAGYLRHVLPAAESADLRIDGTQPLDALIGPLIAQLRR; this is encoded by the coding sequence GTGCTTGCGATTTCCGGAATTCCCGGGGCAGGAAAAACCGAGATCGCCCGGCGCCTCAGTGAAGATTTGAACGCGCCGGTAGTGCAGATGGATCACTACTATCGCCCTGCGGCATCCCCCGGGGCAGGCGTTGATTTCAGCGACCCTCGCACTCTAGACGTCACCGCCGTCTGTGCCGCGATCGATCAGCACAGAGCGGCCGGAGCGCAGATCGTCATCGTGGAGGGGATATTCGCGCTCACCCTTGACGAAATCCGGTCCCAGGCGTTCAGCACGGTATGGGTGGACGTCCCCTTCGACGTCGGGTTGGCCAGAAAATTGATGCGCAAGCTCGCCGAAGGCGCCGACATCGGACCGAGCATCCGCGGCTACCTGGAGCGCGGCCGAGCGGGCTACCTACGCCATGTGCTGCCAGCAGCCGAAAGCGCGGACCTGCGCATCGACGGTACCCAGCCGCTCGATGCGCTCATCGGCCCGCTGATCGCACAGCTACGCCGATGA